taataaaaacaaggtCTCCCTTTGCTCATGTTAAAGGTTTCATTATAactgtatgttattttaaaCTGCATTTGTAAATTACttagaaaaaggaggtagttaaACGCACACcacgtaggtgcagggcagtgcaaaatCAGCTGACGCGGGAAGAAAAGAGgcccgcacacttgctcaaatgcctCAAAAggtttttatagatcacaacgtttcgaccagaggtcttcttagGTGATACGTTTGGAACAAATGGGGGTCACaccatttatatatatatatatatatatatagacatcAACACCAATAGGCTGATTGAGAATTCTGATGGCAGGTGtggtcaaatattcaaatatttcaggcaaaatacttcaaatatttttgttaaaacaatttaaagaggacatattctaaaccttttccagcttttcaaacagtccccctgtggtctaaatgaaacatctgtgctgtgctttggtgaaaatataacatgaatcaagcaccagaggaggtttgtgaccctgtataaaccagctctctcagaacgctccgttttggtgtgtgtgtctctttaaatgtaatgagcccgaCAGAGGGAATGAGACAGACTGACTGGACATCAGAGGTCACTTTCATAAACTTCAGCTGGCTGCATACTTTCCATTACCAGCAATAAACAAGACAATTTGGCATGCAGGGAAGTGtttatcttttatgtttttttagtaGCTGCCCAATTGCTGTCCACCTGTCCAAATACAAAGTTCATGAATGAACTCTTGACACAGCTTCCGGAAGAGGACATTTTAAATGACTAAACACGTGTATCACATTTATCGGCCGCTCAATCGTTTATTTTATTGGATACCTATTCCTCAAGAGCCTGTGAACTTCTCTGAGTAATGGTTTGTGTTATATGGTACATTAGAAAGCCTTACTCTGAAGCATTCCTCCATCATTAACAAGTTGCTGTTACAAATTTTTTTTAGTCACTGTGATTTTCCAAATGATAAGTCCATAAGCGACACACGTGACAGACCTGTGAGCTTCCGTGTCTGTCAgtcaaagaaaatcaacacCGTGTAAATTCCCGATAATACTCCAAGTTTGCGCAACATGCCTCAGCAAAGGGAATGAGTCACTTCCAGGAGCGGGCTATAAAGGAGAGACTCTTCCCCTTCTAGCGCTAGATTCAAACAGCAGAGCGAGAAGGCAGCTGAAGCAAGGAGAGGAAACGCTGAGGAAAGAGTGAAGTGAgccaaaaaggaaaagaaagcagaaaaaaaaagaaacttctaCTCTACTTTACAACAGGCTTCATCAGAGAGCTTTATTATCCTTCAGTTTGAAGTGCTGCAGACGTTGTAAAAGGCAAAAATGATGAGCAACAAAGTCATCTTCACCTCTATTGTGGTGCTCCTGGCCCTTTTGACCGTCAGTGAAGGTAAGGTTTTTGATTTTTCTAGAGTTGAATCtaaacgttttttgtttttttttacccgtgCTGTTTATCaagttttttactttttgcattTGGACTCTCACTGCTGTGCACATTCTCGAGTCTTTGTTTCCTCAATGCTTTAAGAGTTATATGTACACACTGTTGCACTTCGTAACCACATGTGTCTCCTGTCGTCCCAATCAGGAATGAGTCTGAGAAGCCTTGGAATGGAGCTGCACTGCCGCTGCATCCAGACCGAGAGCAAACCCATCGGCCGCCACATTGAGAAGGTGGAGCTGATTCCTGCCAACTCCCACTGCGAGGAGACAGAGATCATGTAAGACCCTTATTTCCAAAGTCTGCATCCCATCCAGATTGCGATGTCGTCtcttgtcaactttttttttttttttttttgctaactgAATGCTTGTGCTAACTgagtcttgtttttctttggtgtTTGCAGTGCCACTCTGAAAAAGACAGGCCAGGAGGTTTGCCTGGACCCTGAAGCTGTCTGGGTGAAGAGAGTGATTAACAGAATCATGTCCAGGTATGTCAAAGTCATACAGCATACGATAGTTTACGGGATATTTAATCAAATGATCTGGATATTTTCACCAAAACTGTTCATCGACTAattattctttttctgtttctcttttctctgcagccGAAAACGCTGAGCACTGTTCCTGACTCTTTACTAGTTCCTGAACAAACGAAAACATaccaaaaagtatttattttatttattggagaggAGGATTTCAACATCTTATTTTATACCGAAAGGCTGCTTAACGTCCCGATTGACTGTTGAAAAATTAGAATTATTTATGAAGAAGCacgtgtttgtttgaatgtcaCTGGTGAGCTACTGCTCTCTTgtctttaatgtgtgtgaattAATATTTATTGATATATTTATGATATGCTGGTGTATTGGATTCACTTGTTCAGCTGTTTGCTTTCAACTTGATGTGAATAAATAAGTTAAATCAAAGCTGGGCTTCCTCTGTTTCTTTGATCTAAAATGCGGAGGAGTCTAAGGTAGACCAATAGTTTCGCTGGAGGATTTGTATATCCCGCCTGGCCTGGGAATGCCTTGGAATCCCCAAAGGAGACGCTGGGAAATGTTGCTGGGGAGAAgaaagtctgggttgacttactgcgcttaatttaaattaatttattagACCAGGATTGCTGCAGCTATTCTTCCTAGGGTCCACAACAACCATTACAGTGTGACAGTGTCATCTTACAACTTAAAACCAAATAACACTCAATAACATAAAGAACATTCAATATACAGCTTTCATCCTAACATATAAGATAACAATACCACAGCGACCTGACattaagaggaagaaaatgaatgGAAGGACGATGGGAGGAATGGAAGGTGAAAATCTTGCAAGCATGAAGAAGTGAAAGAAACCTGTTGTTGAAGGcttaacttaaagggatacttcaccggttgaaacatgaatctgtattgaaatTAGGTCAAATATGTCGTAGAAATGTGACACACGAAACGACAACACaggacaaaacatgatgaagtgacAACAGTGCTAAATAGTAAAGAGAAAAGCCTGTGagtaaaaaacaagacaaagtaaCGCATCGTTagaataagacaaataaaaataagataaaaatgaGACTTTACCCCCAGTCAAGTACAGTGAAAGCAAGATAAGAATAAGATTTCACCACCGATCAATAAAACATGGTGAGTAAAAGCAAGGTAGAAATGAGCCAtcagtaaaaacaagataaagtaaagacaagATAAAAAGTGCAGAGATCAACAAATCAACTAAAAATGCTCCAAAAGGAGATGGCTTCTGCATTATATCTTGTTCATCTCACTGATGGCTGCTGGGACAATGCTGTAATGGTATCTCTTTGTTTTGCAGGGTGGTACCGACGTCCTGAAGGGAGAAGCTCAGATTCAGTTTTTAAAGGGTGGGAGTCGTCTTTTAAAATGGAGCCGGATGTCCTCTGtacctgtttttaaatgtacgGGGGATTCTGGGTTTAGCCGTGACTCTCCGATCAGCGTGCTGGACCATTTCAAAATTTGATTCAGACAGTTCTTGTTTTTAAGGGGCAGGTTACCAAACCATCACACCAAGCAAAATgatgccttcttgaccgagaaaaggctgGAAAGTGTGTtattggctcatgtggatgaaagacaacaactcccagaatgcacagcaccgcatcAGCCTCAACTGCTCATTGCTATATAATTCAATTTCTCCACAGAGCAGGTTtataatgatacaaagcttaatgcaaatgggtgaagtatccctttaaataacTTGTATCGAAATGTTAAGAATTGAAGAAGTTAAAttcttacatacagtatatgatgTAACATCCAGAACTTATAGAATCTTAAACTATTCATACGGGGTCCTGGAAAATCTTTTAGTACTTGAGTGTTTGAAGTGTTTCCTGGATCTTCTGTGCTCAACGTCCTCGCACTCGAGACCACCCACACTGCATGACTCTGCTGGACTAATGAGCACACTGTGAGGCCAAAAAGCCAAACCCTGAGTTTGTTATCAGATGCAAACATAAACTTCAATAGTGAAGATTGTGCAGGTGACTTTCCTCAGGCAATGTTTAAACAGCTTTATCTTTTAATTTCACCAATAAACCGGAAAAAAGTGTTAAGTGTTTCACAAATATCACGTGGTCCGTCAGTATAAAATCAGACTAACACGAGGCAAAGGGCGTGGGCCGCCCCCCCTAATATAAATGGTAGGGTGAACACTGTAGTATGAACACAGTTCCCACAATTCTCTGCAGTTTTTATAACCTGGGCCAAGTCCTTTTATCACTACCATGGAACTGGCAGACTATGACTGTGACAATGCTCTGCATCATGATTCAGTACAAATCAGACAGCAGCTGGGAAGATCGTCTGACTTGTTTGAGTTCCTGAGAAAGAGAGTGTTTTTGCCAGCAGTTTAGGGATCATTCAACTTCCTGAGAGATTTAGATTCCAAGGAGTTGGTTGTTATCCACAATGTCCAGAAACCAGTGGTGATTCAAGAGTCCAttggggccccaggcaaaaACCAACTGAAGGGTCCTCAAACCATCATGTCTGCCCCAGTGGCCCAAtgcacactcttttttttcctctttcttttttctctcctgtagacGGAGAATTCCTCTTCAATGACCTCTACTGACTTTCAtttacaaactttggttttctcaCCAATGCATGGACAGTGAGTGATGCCAGAttgggcccccttagggaggttttctactgtcattggaaaatgtgcacatttagggccactgctgtggttaaaAGTTTGTCACCCCTCAGGGGCCctcctactggtctggggccccaagcagttgcctgccttgcctgttgacaagcagctccTCTCCCAAAACCAAACCCAGCACCTCCTTACCCTAAACTCGctcagggtcctaagtctctagttagactcttctcctctgttgccccccggtggtggaacaaactaccaaactccatttgatctgcagagtccctctgcacctttaaaggccctgacacaccaagcagacggcaaagaaccaGTGGCGACTTGCCTCATGTCGgctttgtcttggccaaaaagttgcactagaacacaccgcaaagactacagccgacgacCATCCACCACTAACGTTCTGCGcgtgcgtgagaggaaataactctccatgccagcaggcggcggtagtccattgttatgatacgagtAGACCATTTTCACATCCCTGTCGCGcgccactcgtattataggtagcctactaatcgagatatgtttgatgaaaagttgaaaatggcgctggcgttgttgtcagtccttggtcttttagtggaaaaagaaaaaaaagaggcggaggagacaaataaggagaaaccgcactaatgggtgaaagcatggatactacagcggcgtGCTTAAGGAGCTTTCCTGAAACCTGTgccgagagctggagataaatgaaacttctgaacagccaatcagagagattcctctgaCCGACCGCAGACGAGGACTCAACATGtggaatcggccaaaaaaaaggcatatgggggccgacgggtagcgccggagccggacacaccacAGAAACGAGGGCGACGTCGGTCTCCTTGGTGAGTCAGGGCctaaagaaaaagctaaagacccggctctctctcagctctgtaGTAAGCCTCCTCATTGATGGTAATAAGTTATCAGGGGTATTTACCAGAGTTTCTGGGCCCCATTTAAATATACCAAATCGGGCCCCTCTGAAGCCTCAGCCAACACTTTGATATTCCCATTAccacacaaatataaaataaccaATTAAAAGCTGATCAGAATGTTTCtgatacaatttattttaaaaggatgcaatcatttatttttctgattcAAACTaaagcgttaaaaaaaaaaatctgatttctaACAAAGGTTTgtataagacaaaaaaagaggccATCACAAGTTgtaaacaaactcctgcacactgtcgaAATTGCAAAAAATATTTGGCAACATTTCCATACCTAACATGTTGCCAATGTATatgtagacagtgtgcaggagttcactTGCAATCTCTGataattgaaaacaagaaatgaattGCCCAAGTGTCTAGGACTTTACCCTTTATAAGAttcaagttgtgttttttaaaatatgtatcgatataattagatttttactagtatcatattgacatttttaattctgGTGTCGTGACTACTactccctgacgcccagccaccaccttcggactgtgtcgtccccacaaccaccgcctccctcattcatgcacggcctgctcgttatgaattggcgctacacAAACAATGATTGATCACTTCCTTGATTAAATAGCCGTGACTTTGTGTTACGGACTTAAAAAACCATTTGCATTGTATAAAGTAAACAATAACAATGACTCCAAATAAGTAAAACGTGCATGTTGTTGGCAGTTGAATGATTTTCTAGCATCCGTAAGGTTTTTACGATTGATTGTAAGTGTTAAGTAGGGCTCAAAGTTGGGGTATCACCATGGGGGCATcgggtcaggatgcaggaatccaACAAGACTTGAGTTTAGGTAACAGCGTTTATTTCATCAAATTAGGTAAATCATGAGGGTAACAGAAGACACACATGGGATTGAACATCCATGCtgacaatataaatataataaacaagtcaaattaGATTACTTTCTGAAGGAAATAAAGATAGATAAAGTACTTAGGACACACTAAAATGGACTAGGTAGTAACTAAAATAGGAGTAAACGCCACCTTACCATCGCTGAACTGTCGCCccatgtgaggatgaaaacatgAGTGCAAGGGAGTGCAGTCTGAAATCAGGAGTAGGCAGGTGAattcaatctaattaattagtgaccaagtaaaaacaacaaccaatcaagggggaagggagaaagtgagaaaccaggaagtgtactaaaggaggtgcggtaggaaaagagaggaagtgaaaggaaacaaatagtGGTCTTTATTACAGGAAGAGTTAAGAACCATAGTCATCTATTCCATCAATCAATTTTACTGTCAGTAATGGCTTAGAGAGaaacaataaaattaaaaggtttatttatttgaatcccAGAGCCCCTATCTTCATTGGGGCCCCGGGCTGTGGGTTCCACTTTCCCCCCCACTATAACAGCCATGGTAATGTGAGTTCCACTGGTGTCATCAGCTAGCTTATTGTTTCTTACAACTATCAATGCATTATCTTCATACTAACAATAACTACATTTTGAGGAAACATTTTGGGTCATTGTGATGTGCTTCAGTCTTCAATGAgcaataattaaatgaatgatgTTTTTCGCCTCTAAGTGCCAGGTTTACATTTCATTAAGTCAACagtttgattcttttattttccacaAGCTTTCAGCTAAGGCTACgtgaacattattattattaaattattttacaaataaacttgTGTTTGTAGCTGGCGCGTGTGAGGATGCGGCCAAAGGGGCGGGGCTTAGCGCACAGCCAGGGGTAGGTGCGGTAGTGCGGCGTCTGATGCGCGCAGAGAGACGACACACACAGGACCGGACGGACAAGCACCACAGCAACCGGAATGCACACAAAATGATGCGTCCACGAGCTGTGACAAGCCGCTTcgtgtgaggaaaaaaaaaaaaaacagagagacagcaaACGGCAACACCGgaagctccccccccccttgtccAGACTGAGGCGCTTTCGCAAGGCAGTTTGCATTTTTGCCGCAGATATCATCCCCGCCGATGCGCTTCAGCTGTGCATGAATCCTCCCGTTTGGTTTGCAGGTCCAGGACAAAACCGGGCGGCGTTGACGACTCTGTGCGGTTGATACTGTTTGTGAGTGCACCCTTCATCTGCGTCTCCGCACACCCCCTTGGCACCTCCTTCAGGATGGCGTTAACGATCTGCACGAGATTTACCGACGAATATCAGCTGTTCGAGGAGCTGGGAAAGTAAGGGggacatgtttttcttttcttttttttttttttttttttttaaatcatccgGCATCCTCATCATCTCTGTATGAAATGTCAGCCCTGTTACGTAATGGACCGCCTGGTTTAAAGGACGCGGATTCCGGGctctgtgcgtttgtgtgtttttgtatgtgtgagtgtgccaTGAAGCCTATGATGCAGGGAGGGGGGGTAAATACGCTTTCATGTATCATGCAGGCCTGTGCAGTGTGGcatcctgtttgttttaatcCCACATCTGAACGCCCTGCTTACGTTTTGTCGTCATTTTGCCTCCATCCCGTGCAGCCGCCCTAATGTTGCATTTCGACCTTTGGGTGCCACAGGAGGGCGAAGAGCTCCCatgttgtaaaatgaaatggGGTGAAAGGCAATCGGGGTGTGTGAAATGGTGAGATTTGGAAACCCaccacccctccctctctagCTCTCACTCCCCCCCTTCTCCCCGAATTATCAtcctcccccttccccccccccccccgcgttACAGAAATACACACTTGGTAATGCGACAGCAGACCATGTAGTTGGGCGATGACACATTCCCCAGCCCAAGCACCGAGCTGCGGTCAATTATCGGACACAGCTAGGGAATTCCTCACCcctgggagagggagagacggggTGATCCAGGTACATGCCTGTGCACGCGCGCGCTCACGAACGCGCATTTGTACCCATTGTGCTAATGTGTGGCTGCCTAACCTGCCGCCTGCCCAGCACCCTGTGGCCACTGTGCAAGCTCCCGGATCGCCTGCAGTCTGGGATGACTTTTAGctgaagcagaaagagagagagagagatcaaatGTTACCCTGTGTCTCCCACTTTGAATTTCAACTTGGGGTATTGATCTCCTATCACCCTCCTCACAGAGGCCCGAGTTTCcagtgaggaagaagaaatcTGTACAGCCTCAGTTATGATCCTAGGCCGTGTTCTTCTTACACCACATGCCATTAATAATGCAGCCATATTGCTTTTTTAGTACCTTTTAACTCACCTGATCTCTTTACTGTGTGCAGCAGCATCTCACTCCTGACAGCTTTACAGCAGACCAGTGAATACTGTGGAATAAGGAAATGATTCAGTGTTTGTGACATAATAACAGGATAGTGTTATTGTTTCACTTGTCAAGAAGTACACTTTTCTGCTGCTTTATCCAGATGATTACAGATCAAATATGATTATAATGTGCATGCCACATTGTATCCCAATAACTACATCAAACAGTCAAGTATATTTAGAattctttatacattttttacatttctgacatCAACAATCGAAAAGGAGAAACttttaaacttgtttatttCGTTTGATCCATCATTGGGGACCTCAAACCTGGATCTGTCTCTTTCAGTGTCACATTATTGTTGAATAAATGCAGTTTCATCATTCAGCTACCAGATTGCTATATCAAAATTAAATAGATTTCAAAGTCATtctcagtgaaataaaaagaaacgaGTCATTGAAAATTAGAAAACATAGCGAGGAGGTTTGCAAAACGGTGAATTGTGGACGGCATTGGTACTCGGAGATGCGAAACGACCACTATGGTGagacaaatgcaaaaaatatattaaatattaaaactgaaaattgtctacaaatatttaatgagtAATTTGTGTTCTTTAGTTACCTCTAAAGTTTctctttaaacataaaacacGATGGTCCAAGCTGGTCATGTCATATGTCTCCATCTGCTTTTGGATCTACTGGATATgatacatccatccatttaacatttaccatTCATTCTCTCcatggggaaatttgtcttggactccagTGCT
This window of the Labrus mixtus chromosome 2, fLabMix1.1, whole genome shotgun sequence genome carries:
- the LOC132995535 gene encoding interleukin-8-like translates to MMSNKVIFTSIVVLLALLTVSEGMSLRSLGMELHCRCIQTESKPIGRHIEKVELIPANSHCEETEIIATLKKTGQEVCLDPEAVWVKRVINRIMSSRKR